A genomic window from Fusarium falciforme chromosome 2, complete sequence includes:
- a CDS encoding V-type proton ATPase subunit F — protein MASQADYKDRQFLAVIGDEDSVTGLLLAGIGHVTTGADPQKNFLVVDNKTDTGAIEAAFDRFTDERKDIGIVLINQHIADRIRHRIDTYTAAFPTVLEIPSKDHPYDPEKDSVLRRVRRLFGE, from the exons ATGGCTTCTCAGGCGGATTACAAGGATCGCCAGTTTCTCGCCGTCATCGGTGATGAG GATTCCGTAACAGGACTGCTCCTCGCGGGCATCGGT CACGTTACCACGGGCGCCGATCCTCAGAAGAACTTTCTCGTTGTCGACAACAAAACAGACACCGGAGCCATTGAGGCTGCCTTCGACCGGTTCACCGATGAGCGAAAGGACATTGGCATTGTGCTTATCAACCAACAT ATTGCCGATAGAATACGACACCGTATCGACACCTACACTGCGGCGTTCCCTACCGTTCTGGAGATCCCTAGTAAAGATCACCCCTATGACCCCGAGAAGGACAGTGTTTTGAGGCGAGTTCGACGTCTGTTTGGAGAGTAA
- a CDS encoding Phosphatidylglycerol/phosphatidylinositol transfer protein: MRFSTVTACLTACLAPAAALSVLNGRAPDVTVNDDLKIPGDSPLELCPGDHAADLIRIDSVDLLPNPPQAGQELVIKAKGTVKQKIEEGAYVLLTVKYGLIRLISTKADLCEQIGNVDLKCPVEAGDLEILKTVDLPAEIPPGKYTVLADVFTVEDVQITCLTATVEFSRSSKGLFGLDL; encoded by the exons ATGAGATTCTCGACCGTCACCGCGTGTCTGACTGCCTGCTTGGCGCCAGCCGCGGCTCTCAGCGTCCTCAATGGCCGCGCGCCCGACGTCACGGTCAACGATGACCTCAAGATTCCTGGCGATTCTCCCCTCGAGCTCTGCCCTGGCGACCATGCTGCCGACCTCATCAGGATCGACAGCGTCGATTTGCTGCCCAACCCTCCTCAGGC TGGCCAGGAGCTGgtgatcaaggccaagggaaCCGTCAAGCAGAAGATTGAGGAGGGCGCCTATGTTTTGCTCACCGTCAAGTACGGTCTCATCCGCCTCATCAGCACCAAGGCCGATCTCTGCGAGCAGATTGGAAATGTCGACCTCAAGTGCCCCGTCGAGGCTGGCGACCTGGAAATCCTCAAGACTGTCGACCTCCCTGCTGAGATTCCTCCT GGCAAGTACACCGTGCTGGCTGATGTCTTCACCGTCGAGGATGTGCAGATCACCTGCCTGACTGCGACCGTTGAGTTTTCCCGAAGTAGCAAGGGTTTGTTTGGTCTCGACCTGTAA